TCCCGGCCTCTCCCCCGCAAACTGCGCGGGAGAGAGGAGAAGTCACACCGGGTGGGGCTGAATGCCGGTGAATGCCTTGGGAGCCCCCTCCCCCCGGCCCCCGTCCCCCGCTTCGCAGGGGAGGGGGAGACCTGAACTGCGCGCCGGCTGGCCTCGCGCACTCGACTGCGCGTGCAGTCCGCGAAGGCGGACTTTGTGAAGTTCCAGACGCGGTTTCAACCGCCGGGACGGGGGCGTGGGGCGACGCGCCGGACCCCACCCGTCGCATCCAACCCCGAAGTGTACCCCCTCTCCCACGCTGTTTGTGGGAGAGGGTGGGCGAGCCTAGGCGAGGACGGGTGAGGGCCCCACGGCAGCCGAGGCCTCGGGTTCAGTGACCGCTGCCGCGCCCAGGCTTGTTTCCCTTCCGCGGCTAGATCCTTCGGCCCGCGGAGTCGGTTCTCCGGGCTGCTTCCGTGCGCCTGGGCCTCAGGATGACACGCCTCCGCGCACTCCCGCAATCACGCACTCACGCACTCACGCACTCACGGACCTCCGTGCCCCAAACGAAAAGTGCCCGCGACACGTCGTGTCGCGGGCACCGAAGCTAGCGGGGAGCGACGCCCCCCGCAAAGGGCTTCACGGCGTGCGAGGCTGCGGCGTGCCGCCCAGCGCGCGGATCACCTGGTCGGTGACGTCCAGCGCCGGGTCCACCGCCACGATCACACCCTCGGGCGGGTCCATGATGAACGAGTACCCGCCGGCCGCGCGCACCTGCTCCAGCACGCCGCGGATGCGCTCCATCACCGGGCGAACCAGCTCCTGCTCGCGGGTCTGCAGCTGCTGCTGGATCTGCTGCGCGCGCGCCTGGTACGCCGCGAACTGCTGCTGCATGGTCTGCTGGCGCTGCGTGCGCACCGCCTCGGTCAGCGTGGGCGCCTGCGCACGGAACTCCGTGTCGGCGCGGCCCAGGCGGGCCTCCAGCGTGTCGATCTCGGCGCGAAGGGGCGAGAACTCGCGTTCCAGCGTGGCGCGCACGTCGGCGAACGCGGGGGTCTCGGCCAGCACGCGGTCGCTGTTCACGTAGCCCATCTTGAGCTGCGCCTGGGCGGGGGCGGCGGCGGCCACCGAAACGACGGCGGCGATCGCGAACGAAAGAATACGCTTCATTGCTGCTTCCTGTTCAGGGTTGATGACCGGGTCAGAACGACTGGCCCAGCTTGAAGTGGAGCTCCCAGCCCGGCTCGGGCCGGTCGAAGCCGTACGCGGCGTCGATGCCGATGGCGCCCAGGAACGGGGTCACCAGCGTCACGCCCACGCCCGCGCTGCGGTACAGCCGCGCGGTGTTGAACTCGCCCACGCCGCCGAACACGTTGCCGGCGTCACCGAACGCCGACACCGACAGCGCGTCCGTCAGGCGCAGCGCGTACTCGCCGGTAACGGTGAAGAACGCGTCGCCCAGGCAGGTGAGCTCCAGCCGCTGGTTGCACCGCTGGTTGTACCCGCGCGGGCCGATGGACGACTCCTCGTAGCCGCGCAGCGGCTGGCCGAACTGCACGCCGCCCACGTAAAACCGCTCGAACGGCAGCGGCCCCGCATCGCCGAAGATGGCGCCGGTGCGCGCCTGCACGCCCAGCGCCATGGTCGGCGCACGCGGGCTGCTCCCCAGGCGGGCGACGGGCACCCACCACTCGGCCTGCGTCGACAGCTTCTGGAAGTTGGCGTCGCCGCCCAGCAGGCCGCCCGTCTGCTCCAGCGTCACCGACTGCCGCGTTCCCGACGTGGGGAAGAGCGGGTGGTTCTTGGTGTCGCGCGACACGGAAAGCGA
This genomic stretch from Longimicrobium sp. harbors:
- a CDS encoding OmpH family outer membrane protein is translated as MKRILSFAIAAVVSVAAAAPAQAQLKMGYVNSDRVLAETPAFADVRATLEREFSPLRAEIDTLEARLGRADTEFRAQAPTLTEAVRTQRQQTMQQQFAAYQARAQQIQQQLQTREQELVRPVMERIRGVLEQVRAAGGYSFIMDPPEGVIVAVDPALDVTDQVIRALGGTPQPRTP